One genomic region from Asterias amurensis chromosome 7, ASM3211899v1 encodes:
- the LOC139939418 gene encoding frizzled-2-like gives MAFGNGDVLRISTTRLVAVVAVLLCTNSFVDCQIGSISYGRCEPITIPLCQDVPYNETIMPNLLNHQRQDEAGLEVHQFYPLVKVQCSVDLKYFLCSMYAPFCARMPDQPALQPCKSLCLSARNGCEELMNKFGFSWPASLDCDKFPETGLCFDRNRTTDKFTLPPTTPPNVTKMPPTTAIKKHVPFTCPKELVYQKAGDYEFMGAKNCGAPCHMHFNNTNEQKFARIWIGSWAFLCAVSSLFTVLTFLIDRTRFKYPERPIIFLSGCYFVIAVVYICGFFLADSVSCNRPTAPGKLWTLTRGAKREGCTILFMLLYYFRMASSLWWVILSLTWFLAAGMKWGHEAIERNSQYFHFAAWSIPAIKTIIILAVGEIDGDSLAGVCYTGVSNINALRGFVLAPLFVYLIIGSIFLLTGFIALFRIRTFMKQDGNKTDKLEKLMMRIGLFSVLYTLPASVVIGCYFYEQSNHSRWQEQWRLQHCSQLSFSCTYAEYFKDLSRPDFLVFMIKYLMLLVVGITSGVWIWSGKTVRSWSIFYSRICSLFQPKQPPTNV, from the coding sequence ATGGCGTTCGGAAACGGAGATGTTTTGCGGATATCCACGACCCGTCTTGTTGCAGTTGTCGCAGTTCTTCTGTGTACGAATTCATTCGTGGACTGTCAAATCGGTAGCATATCGTACGGACGTTGCGAGCCCATTACAATTCCGTTGTGCCAAGACGTCCCCTACAACGAAACAATCATGCCAAATTTACTGAACCACCAAAGACAGGACGAAGCTGGGCTGGAAGTGCATCAGTTTTACCCACTTGTCAAAGTGCAGTGTTCAGTGGATCTCAAGTATTTTCTGTGTTCCATGTATGCTCCGTTCTGTGCTAGAATGCCAGATCAACCAGCACTTCAGCCCTGCAAATCGCTCTGCTTGAGTGCCCGTAATGGATGCGAGGAGCTCATGAACAAGTTCGGCTTTTCATGGCCGGCTAGTCTCGACTGTGACAAATTCCCCGAAACTGGACTATGTTTTGATCGCAACCGCACAACAGATAAGTTCACCCTTCCCCCTACAACCCCTCCCAATGTGACCAAGATGCCACCAACGACAGCAATCAAGAAACATGTACCTTTCACATGTCCAAAGGAACTAGTTTATCAGAAAGCTGGCGATTATGAATTTATGGGTGCTAAGAACTGTGGAGCCCCATGTCATATGCATTTCAACAACACCAATGAGCAAAAATTTGCCCGTATATGGATCGGTTCCTGGGCATTTTTATGTGCAGTTTCATCCCTATTCACCGTCTTGACTTTCCTCATCGACCGAACCCGTTTCAAGTATCCTGAGCGTCCAATTATCTTTCTTTCCGGATGCTACTTTGTCATCGCTGTAGTTTACATTTGCGGTTTCTTCTTGGCGGACAGTGTATCTTGCAACCGTCCCACTGCTCCAGGAAAGCTGTGGACTTTGACAAGGGGAGCAAAGCGAGAAGGCTGTACCATCCTTTTCATGCTCCTGTATTACTTTCGGATGGCATCTTCGCTATGGTGGGTCATCCTCAGTCTGACGTGGTTCCTCGCTGCAGGGATGAAATGGGGTCACGAGGCCATCGAGCGTAACTCTCAGTATTTCCACTTTGCAGCCTGGTCCATCCCCGCCATTAAGACAATCATCATTCTCGCAGTCGGTGAAATAGACGGGGACTCCCTCGCAGGAGTCTGTTACACCGGAGTGTCCAACATCAACGCCCTGCGTGGATTCGTTCTGGCGCCGTTGTTCGTATACCTTATCATTGGCTCCATATTCCTCCTGACGGGATTTATCGCTCTGTTCCGTATTAGAACTTTCATGAAGCAAGACGGGAACAAAACGGATAAACTAGAGAAGCTGATGATGCGAATTGGACTCTTCTCTGTCTTGTACACGTTACCCGCCTCAGTAGTTATTGGATGTTATTTCTACGAGCAGTCCAACCACTCCCGTTGGCAAGAGCAATGGCGACTACAGCACTGCTCCCAGTTGAGTTTTTCCTGCACCTACGCGGAGTACTTCAAAGATTTGTCCCGCCCAGACTTTCTGGTCTTCATGATCAAATATCTGATGCTTTTAGTTGTTGGAATCACAAGCGGAGTTTGGATTTGGTCTGGAAAAACAGTTCGATCATGGTCGATATTTTACTCAAGGATCTGCTCTCTATTTCAGCCCAAACAACCGCCTACAAACGTATGA